The genomic region TAAAAATATTAGGGACTGGCTTTATGTTTTAGATCATTGCAAAGGCATAGCACTGGCTTTTCACAAAGGAGTTTCCGGTAATACTTATAATATTGGTGGAAAAAATGAAAGAACCAATATTTACATTGCTAAAAAGATTTGTAAGCTACTTGACAAAAAGGTACCATTGAATTCAGGAGAAAGTTATACAAGCCAAATTTCGTATGTTACCGATAGAGCTGGACATGACTTTAGATATGCCATCGATGCTAAAAAAATTGAAAAAGAGCTGGGCTGGAAAGCAGACGAGAATTTTGAAAGTGGTATAGAAATCACCGTAGACTGGTATTTAAAAAAGTATAAAAGCGAAATTATATAATTTCGTGTTAGATTTTAGCTAATCAGATAAATGTAAGGTATGAAAGGAATTATTTTAGCAGGAGGATCGGGAACACGTTTACATCCCTGTACCATATCGGTAAGTAAACAGCTCATGCCTGTATATGATAAACCTATGATTTATTATCCTTTATCGACTTTAATGGAGTCTGGTATAAGAGAGATTTTGATTATTAGTACCCCGCACGATATGCCATTGTTTAAAAAGTTATTAGGTGATGGTAAAAAATATGGTTGTCGTTTTGAATATGCAGTACAGCCAAAGCCAGAAGGTTTGGCGCAAGCTTTTATTATAGGTGAAGACTTTATAGGTCAGGATAAAGTGGCATTAATACTAGGGGATAACATTTTTTATGGTACAGGACTGGCAAATTTATTACAGGCCAATAATGATCCTGATGGGGGGATTATTTATGCTTATCACGTAAACGATCCCCAGCGATATGGTGTCGTAGAATTTGATGATGATCAAAAAGCAGTTTCTATCGAAGAAAAACCAAAGAATCCAAAATCAAGTTTTGCGGTTCCCGGTATCTATTTTTATGATAATGAAGTCATTAAGATTGCTAAAAACATTAAGCCTAGCGAACGTGGAGAACTTGAAATTACAGATATTAATAAATCTTATTTAACTAAAGGTAAATTAAGAGTTAGTATTTTAGATTCCGGTACCGCATGGTTAGATACGGGTACATTTAATTCTTTGATGCAGGCATCACAATTTGTACAGGTTATCGAAGAAAGACAGGGATTAAAAATAGGAGCTATAGAGGCTTCAGCTTATAAAATGGGATATATAAGCAAAGAGCAATTTTTAGATCTGATAGCACCATATCTTAAGAGTGGATACAGTCAAAATCTATTAAAAAGCATTTAAATGGAAGTACTTGAAACAAATATAAATGGTTGTTTTGAGATCAACCCAAAGTTGATTTATGATAGTCGTGGTTATTTCTATGAAAGTTTTAATGCAGCCAGGTTTCGGGAAAAAACAGGATTAAATATTCAGTTTGTGCAGGATAACCAGTCTTTTTCAGAAAGAGGGGTTTTAAGAGGGCTTCATCTTCAGAAGGGGATTCATGCCCAGGCTAAATTGGTTTCTGTTTTAAAAGGTAAGGTATTGGATGTAGCTATAGACCTTCGAAAAGACAGTGAGACATTTGGAGAAGTTTACAGAACGCTACTTTCCGAAGAAAATAAAAAACAACTCTTTATCCCCAGGGGTTGCGCTCATGGATTTGTAGTTTTAAGTGAAACATGTCTGTTTTTTTATAAATGTGATAATTATTATCATAAAGCTTCAGAAGCAGGAATTATCTACGACGATGAAGACCTTGGGATAGACTGGCAATTGGCGAAAGATGAATTGATAATTTCAGATAAAGATTTGGTTTTGCCGAGTTTTAAAGACTATATTTCCGAATACGCTCAAGTAAAATGATATGCCTAAAATTCTAGTTACCGGAGGACAAGGTCAGTTAGCACGATGTATTGATAAGCTAAGTAAGGTATATGAATTGGATTTTTCTTTTAAAAGTTCTTTGGAATTAGATATTACTAAATTTGAAGCATTAGAACAAGAATTAAACGGGCAAGGCTACGATTATTGTATTAATTGTGCCGCGTATACCCAGGTTGATAAAGCGGAATCTAATAAAGAAGTCGCCAATTTAATTAATCACCTGGCTGTTGATCTTTTGGCAAGGCTATGTAAAAAATATAAGGTTACGCTCATACATATTTCTACAGATTTTGTCTTTT from Zunongwangia profunda SM-A87 harbors:
- the rfbA gene encoding glucose-1-phosphate thymidylyltransferase RfbA, which gives rise to MKGIILAGGSGTRLHPCTISVSKQLMPVYDKPMIYYPLSTLMESGIREILIISTPHDMPLFKKLLGDGKKYGCRFEYAVQPKPEGLAQAFIIGEDFIGQDKVALILGDNIFYGTGLANLLQANNDPDGGIIYAYHVNDPQRYGVVEFDDDQKAVSIEEKPKNPKSSFAVPGIYFYDNEVIKIAKNIKPSERGELEITDINKSYLTKGKLRVSILDSGTAWLDTGTFNSLMQASQFVQVIEERQGLKIGAIEASAYKMGYISKEQFLDLIAPYLKSGYSQNLLKSI
- the rfbC gene encoding dTDP-4-dehydrorhamnose 3,5-epimerase; the encoded protein is MEVLETNINGCFEINPKLIYDSRGYFYESFNAARFREKTGLNIQFVQDNQSFSERGVLRGLHLQKGIHAQAKLVSVLKGKVLDVAIDLRKDSETFGEVYRTLLSEENKKQLFIPRGCAHGFVVLSETCLFFYKCDNYYHKASEAGIIYDDEDLGIDWQLAKDELIISDKDLVLPSFKDYISEYAQVK